One window of Psychrobacillus sp. FSL H8-0483 genomic DNA carries:
- a CDS encoding glutamate-1-semialdehyde 2,1-aminomutase, whose product MKQTLSEQIQVEALEHIVGGVNSPSRSYKAVGGGAPIVMERAEGAYFYDVDGNKYIDYLAAYGPIITGHAHPHITEAITKAAQTGLLYGTPTKHEVTFAKMLKDAIPSMDKVRFVNSGTEAVMTTIRVARAYTGRTKVMKFAGCYHGHSDLVLVAAGSGPATLGIPDSAGVPQSIAKEVITIPFNDPKAYQEAMEKWGHELACILVEPIVGNFGMVEPNEGFLPLVHKMAKDKGALVIYDEVITAFRFHYGAASTMLDETPDLTALGKIIGGGLPIGAYGGKKEIMEQVAPLGPAYQAGTMAGNPASMQAGIACLEVLQSPGLYEELDRLGALLEAGILEAAKNNNITITINRIKGALSVYFTDVKVENYEQAEESDGQMFAKFFKLMLQQGINLAPSKYEAWFITTAHTENDIIETITAVNKAFAQLK is encoded by the coding sequence ATCGTCATGGAAAGAGCGGAAGGTGCATACTTTTATGACGTGGATGGAAATAAATATATCGATTATTTAGCTGCATACGGCCCGATCATTACTGGTCATGCGCATCCCCATATTACTGAGGCAATTACAAAAGCAGCGCAAACAGGCTTATTGTACGGTACTCCTACAAAACATGAAGTTACTTTTGCAAAAATGTTAAAAGATGCAATCCCTTCTATGGATAAAGTGCGTTTTGTAAACTCTGGAACAGAAGCTGTCATGACTACAATTCGAGTTGCTCGTGCCTATACAGGAAGAACAAAGGTAATGAAATTTGCTGGATGTTATCATGGACACTCTGACTTAGTATTAGTTGCGGCTGGTTCAGGTCCGGCTACACTTGGAATACCAGATTCAGCAGGAGTTCCACAATCGATTGCAAAAGAAGTGATAACAATTCCATTTAATGATCCAAAAGCTTATCAAGAAGCGATGGAAAAATGGGGACATGAACTAGCTTGTATACTTGTAGAACCAATCGTTGGAAATTTCGGTATGGTAGAGCCAAATGAAGGATTCTTACCACTTGTTCATAAAATGGCAAAAGACAAAGGTGCACTAGTCATTTATGATGAAGTGATTACAGCATTCCGCTTCCATTATGGTGCAGCATCTACTATGTTAGATGAAACACCAGATTTAACAGCTCTGGGTAAAATCATTGGTGGCGGTCTCCCAATCGGTGCATATGGTGGCAAAAAAGAAATAATGGAACAAGTTGCGCCACTAGGTCCGGCTTACCAAGCGGGAACTATGGCTGGTAATCCAGCATCTATGCAGGCTGGTATTGCTTGTTTAGAGGTTTTACAATCCCCTGGCTTATATGAAGAACTGGATAGACTTGGAGCTTTATTAGAAGCAGGAATTTTAGAAGCAGCGAAGAACAACAACATAACGATTACAATCAACCGTATTAAAGGTGCACTTTCTGTGTATTTTACCGATGTAAAAGTAGAGAACTATGAGCAAGCAGAAGAAAGTGACGGTCAAATGTTCGCTAAATTTTTCAAACTAATGCTGCAACAAGGTATTAATCTTGCTCCTTCCAAATATGAAGCTTGGTTTATTACAACTGCGCATACAGAAAATGATATTATAGAAACAATTACAGCTGTCAATAAAGCTTTTGCTCAGCTTAAATAA
- a CDS encoding aromatic acid exporter family protein, giving the protein MKLGARIFKTGVAIVFSLFMADLLQLPSPVFAGIAAIFAIQPSIYRSYLTVIEQVQSNLIGAAIAVLFALAFGNHYITVGFAAIVAISLMLKFKLEKTISLALVTVIAIMEIQSDDFLMFALIRFLTILVGVLSAFLVNLVFLPPKFETKLFNAIHYTQDEIIRWIRIAVRSASDHQSTKQAINQLKDRLSRIDQIYLFFKEERGYTKKSMHTKGRKIVVYRELISTSYKSLDVLKRLNLHENELMELPEHFRMMIKERLDALLTYHEQLHLKFLGKLKPEHMEWDGSDAFLQRQEVMNIFVQQIALTQEEEEFSTYHLLHFLSSILKYEEQLEHVDTLITSYQNFHSKELTVKIEESPY; this is encoded by the coding sequence ATGAAATTGGGAGCACGAATATTTAAAACTGGAGTAGCTATAGTATTTTCATTATTTATGGCTGACTTACTTCAGCTACCTAGTCCTGTATTTGCAGGAATAGCCGCAATTTTTGCCATTCAGCCTTCGATTTATAGATCCTATTTGACAGTTATCGAGCAAGTGCAATCCAATTTAATTGGCGCAGCAATTGCAGTGCTATTCGCTTTAGCTTTCGGCAATCATTATATTACTGTAGGATTCGCTGCAATTGTAGCCATTTCACTTATGCTTAAGTTTAAACTGGAAAAAACGATTTCTTTAGCACTTGTAACCGTTATTGCGATTATGGAAATTCAAAGTGATGACTTTTTAATGTTCGCATTAATTCGTTTCTTAACTATTCTTGTTGGAGTTTTATCCGCATTCCTCGTTAACTTAGTGTTTTTACCACCTAAATTTGAAACAAAACTATTTAATGCTATTCACTATACACAAGATGAAATTATCCGTTGGATTCGAATTGCCGTTAGAAGTGCTTCGGATCATCAATCAACAAAACAAGCTATTAATCAATTAAAAGACCGCCTTAGTCGAATAGATCAAATTTATTTGTTTTTTAAAGAAGAACGTGGTTATACCAAGAAATCAATGCATACAAAGGGAAGAAAAATAGTTGTTTACCGGGAACTAATTTCTACTTCTTATAAAAGCTTAGACGTACTTAAAAGGCTCAACCTTCATGAAAATGAGCTGATGGAGCTACCAGAGCATTTTCGAATGATGATAAAAGAACGTTTGGATGCTCTTTTAACGTATCACGAACAGTTACATTTAAAATTCCTTGGAAAATTAAAACCCGAACATATGGAATGGGACGGTTCAGATGCCTTTCTTCAGAGACAAGAAGTAATGAACATATTTGTGCAACAAATAGCATTAACTCAAGAAGAAGAAGAGTTTTCAACCTATCACTTGCTTCACTTTTTATCATCCATACTGAAATACGAAGAACAATTAGAACATGTGGATACTCTAATTACTTCCTACCAAAACTTCCACAGCAAAGAACTAACTGTAAAAATAGAAGAATCTCCTTACTAA
- a CDS encoding ABC transporter permease: MSGIVPNLINETIAVKDQSTGPWRDAWRSFRKNKLALVGAVIVLFFILLAIFGPLFAPQGINDQLLKDRLKPPSSQYWFGTDDLGRDVFSRIIHGARISLWVGTSSVLGSVVVGSILGIIAGYYGKWIDTIISRIFDIMLAFPSILLAIAVVSVLGPSLQNALIAIAIINIPNFGRLIRSKVLSIKEEEYITSAKAIGMRDIRILFSHILPNSMAPVIVAGTLAIASAIIEAAALGFLGLGAEAPAPEWGKMLADARLFLRNAPWAMIFPGLAIMLTVLGFNLMGDGLRDALDPRMKN, from the coding sequence ATGTCCGGAATAGTTCCGAATTTGATAAATGAAACAATTGCAGTAAAAGATCAGTCGACCGGTCCTTGGCGAGATGCATGGCGAAGCTTCCGTAAAAATAAATTAGCGCTTGTAGGAGCAGTGATTGTTCTTTTCTTCATCCTTTTAGCTATTTTTGGTCCACTATTTGCACCGCAAGGAATAAATGATCAGCTTTTAAAGGATCGATTGAAGCCTCCATCAAGTCAATATTGGTTTGGAACAGATGACTTAGGGCGAGATGTTTTTTCACGTATTATTCATGGGGCGCGGATATCTCTTTGGGTAGGTACTTCCTCTGTACTTGGGTCAGTGGTAGTTGGTAGTATTTTAGGTATTATTGCAGGCTATTATGGGAAGTGGATAGATACGATTATATCTAGAATTTTTGATATCATGTTAGCTTTTCCAAGTATTTTATTGGCAATTGCTGTTGTCTCAGTTTTAGGACCTTCCTTACAAAATGCTTTAATTGCTATTGCTATTATCAACATTCCTAACTTTGGTCGTCTCATTCGTTCAAAGGTATTGAGTATTAAAGAAGAGGAATACATAACTTCTGCGAAAGCAATTGGAATGAGAGATATTCGAATATTATTTTCTCATATTCTACCGAACTCAATGGCTCCTGTGATTGTTGCGGGTACTTTAGCAATCGCTTCTGCTATTATTGAAGCTGCTGCTTTAGGGTTTCTTGGACTTGGGGCAGAAGCACCTGCACCAGAGTGGGGTAAAATGTTAGCAGATGCTCGTCTGTTTTTACGGAATGCACCGTGGGCGATGATTTTTCCAGGGCTTGCAATTATGCTTACGGTTTTAGGGTTTAACTTAATGGGAGACGGATTACGAGATGCATTGGATCCACGAATGAAAAACTAA
- a CDS encoding ABC transporter permease, translating to MLHYIGKRLLQLIPVLLGMTFLVFMIIRAIPGNPAQVILGQLASEEAIKALEIKLGLNNPWYTQYIDYLIGLFKGDLGESMRTVQPVSKEIWPYLAATFELAFFAILIAVIIGVNAGIISAWFQNSWFDYLAMVLALIGVSMPIFWLGLMEQWIFGIELQWLPTSGREDVRNPISSVTNLYVLDTIINGRFDQLGQVLKHLVLPGIALATIPMAIIARMTRSSMLEVMRADYIRTARAKGQKMFWVVYKHALKNAIIPVLTVIGLQMGLLLGGAILTETIFSWPGIGRYIYDAIQFRDYPVIQSGILIVAFIFVMINLFVDILYGLIDPRIKYD from the coding sequence ATGCTTCACTATATTGGAAAAAGATTATTACAACTTATCCCTGTTTTACTTGGTATGACATTTCTTGTTTTTATGATTATACGTGCTATTCCTGGTAACCCAGCTCAAGTTATATTAGGGCAGCTAGCATCGGAAGAAGCGATAAAAGCTCTAGAAATTAAGCTGGGATTAAACAATCCTTGGTATACGCAATACATTGATTATTTAATTGGCCTTTTTAAAGGAGATCTAGGGGAATCGATGCGAACGGTTCAACCTGTATCGAAAGAGATTTGGCCGTATTTAGCAGCTACTTTCGAGTTGGCATTTTTCGCCATTCTGATAGCAGTCATTATTGGGGTTAATGCAGGTATTATATCTGCTTGGTTCCAAAATTCCTGGTTTGACTATTTAGCGATGGTGTTAGCTTTAATAGGTGTGTCTATGCCAATTTTTTGGTTAGGTTTAATGGAGCAGTGGATTTTTGGGATAGAACTACAATGGTTACCGACGAGTGGTCGAGAAGATGTGAGAAATCCTATTTCATCGGTCACGAATTTATATGTACTTGATACGATTATAAACGGTAGGTTTGACCAACTCGGTCAAGTGTTAAAACATTTAGTGTTACCTGGGATTGCCCTTGCTACCATTCCAATGGCCATTATTGCACGAATGACGAGATCCAGTATGTTAGAAGTAATGAGAGCAGATTACATTCGTACTGCAAGAGCAAAGGGCCAAAAAATGTTTTGGGTTGTTTATAAGCATGCTTTAAAAAATGCCATTATTCCTGTATTAACAGTTATCGGGCTTCAAATGGGTCTGTTATTAGGTGGAGCGATCTTAACAGAGACAATATTTAGTTGGCCAGGCATTGGTAGATATATTTATGATGCCATTCAATTTCGAGACTATCCAGTCATTCAATCAGGAATATTAATCGTAGCGTTTATTTTTGTCATGATTAATTTATTCGTTGATATTTTATATGGTTTAATCGATCCTAGGATTAAATACGACTAA